The region TGGATACGCAGGTATTACATTGTTTGAAGACAAGCATGTTGCTGTAAATATTCATGCGGTAAATACAACGTCACATTCGGTAAATACAAATATGAGTCATGTTGTGTCATCCGGCCGTTATCAAGTGGTGATGGGATGCTTTAGTGTAAAAGCCAATGCACGCAAAATGATTAAAAAATTAGCCGCTGAAAATTTAAACGCTACAATAAGCGGTACTAATGCAAAAGGCATGTATGTGGTAAGTAGCGGCGGATTCGATGATAAAGAAAGCGCGGTTAATTTGCTCCAATCTATCAAATCAAAATACCCATCCGCTTGGGTTATGACTCAGGAGTAGTCGAATTTTTTTCCGATTTTTTCTTTCCTTCCTTATCACGCATGTTTTTGTAAATGGTCACAAATGCCATGAGTAATGCAGCGAAAATAAATAAGCCTAACAAGCTCCACACTAAACTTCCGGTTGATTTTACAACAACTAAGAAAACGATGCCCACTAAAAACACAGTGGCCAATTCATTATACAATCGCAATTGAAAAGAGTTCCATTTGAAAATCCCGGTACGTTGTTTGTTAAACAACATATGGCATTGCAAATGATAGAGTACTAAAAAGCCTACAAAAATCAATTTAAGCCACATCCACGGTTGTGTGAGGTAATAACTCCAGTTTAAAAACAACATCCAAAATCCAAACACCAAAGAGCCTATTGCACCCGGCCATCCAATGATGTACCATAGTTTACGTTGCATGGTAAGCAATTGTTCGGTGATGATTGTTTTTTCGTTATCAGGTTTGTTTTGCGCTTCGGTGGTATAAATAAATAAGCGCACCATATAAAACAGGGCGGCGAACCAGGTAACTACAAAAACAATGTGTAATGATTTAATATATAAGAAATCCATAGCGCTTATTTAAAACAAAGGTAGTAATTTAGCATCATAAAACAGAAACAGCCATGAAGCCAAAGTTTGCGCGCGAATCCCTAACCATTAATACAGAGGTGGTATTACCAAACGATACAAATCACGTTGGAAATTTATTTGGTGGTAAGTTAATGCAGTGGGTAGATATTTCCGCAGCGATTGCAGCGCAAAGACATTGCGGCAGAGTGGTGGTAACCGCTTCCATCAATCATGTTTCGTTTGATAATCCAATTAAACAAAACAGCATTGTAACGTTTGAAGCAAAAGTAAGCCGTGCGTTTAACAGTAGTATGGAAGTGTTTGTGGATGTTTGGGTAGAGAATCCGGTGACGGGACAAAAAACAAAATGTAACGAAGCTATTACAACCTTTGTGGCCATCGATCAAAACGGAGCGCCTTTGCCTGTTCCGCAATTGATACCGGAAACCGAAGAAGAAAAAAAGCGTTATGATTCGGCATTACGTCGCCGTCAGTTATCCTTAATCTTAGCAGGAAGAATGAAGCCGGATGAAGCTACTGAGTTGAAAGCTTTGTTTGTTAAGGATTAGAGGAGTTCGAAGTTGGGAGTTCGTAGATGGGAGTGAGTGTGGAATTATGTATGGTGTTGTCAGGCTGGTGTTATGTGCCGTTCTTTTACTCTTCGTCATCGTCAGTGTCCTCATAGTTAAATTCAACTTTGCTTTGAATTACTATTTCGTCAAGGATTTTATTTAAGTACCCTTGTTTTACGGCAGAATTAAATCTTTCGGTTAGTGTCGGGATATTTATAATTTCTTCAACGCAACTCATGAATTTGGTGACAATTGCTTTGGCAGAATATATTTTGAGGGCGTTTTCCTCAATCTTTTTTATTAGAACTTCACTTGATTCATTAGCTTTAATTACGAAAGTTATTGGGTATTTTTCTAATTTGTGAATGTCTAGGAAGTATTTTTTGAAATCCAATGTTTCAGTAACTTGAAAAAATCTACCAATTGGTTTCATGACAAAGTCAATTCCCCCGTCATTAGCGTTAGTTCTTCCTGTTTTATAGAGCGATAGATTTTCTTCTTTGAGAGTTTCTAATTTAAGCTCATAACCCCAGTAAATTTTTTGGTCATGATAGAAGTATTTTAAAATGGAATAGCTAATGATCTCAAATAATCTGGCGTCAACATTTGGGGCTAATTGTGAAAGTATAAACCCTTCAACTTCTTTATGCTTTTCTGGTTTCAAATGTTGAAGTTCTTGACATGAAAGCAAAAACCTTTCAAAAGACTGCATTTTTGTCTTCACATATTCATCAATGATTTTAATTACCGCTGAAGCGATGTCAAATTCTGTTTTGCCAATTTTAATTCGCAAAAGGTTTTGATTAAACCAATACCTTTCTGATTCAGCGATACGATTTATGGGAGTGAAATCAAGAGTTGGAAATAGATTTTCAAACTCAGAGTTCAAACGATTATTCAACGCGTGGTTTTGAAGATTTGTTCCAAAAGGAAGTTCTCTTTGTCTTTGAAAGAGTTTATTATAAATAGCGCCCTCGTAAGCAGAGTAGTCACCTTTTTCATGAAAACCATTGGTGATGTAGTCTTCCACCAAAACGTAAATAGCGTATATATTCGCAAAGCTGCCACGGGCTTTCGAACCCTTACTTGCTGATTTGGTCTTGCGGTTTAAATATTGGATTAAATGGCTATGCTTAAAAATGTCTTCGGAGTTTTTTCCAAAGTGCTTTGCTAATATTTCCTTAATGTTTGCGGTGAATGTATGTTCCATTTGGCTCTTCAAATAATTTTAATGTGTTAGCCGTAGCTATTTTTTCTGTTTCAAAGGTGCGAATTTCTTTTTTTAATTTCTCTCCTTTAAACTCTTTTGCTAATTGTAATCTTCGTAAGCCAATTTTTACATATTCGTCTTGCAATTCTATGCCAATGGAATTTCTACCAAGCTCCTTTGCAACAAAGCAAGTTGTAAAAGTTCCAGAAAATGGATCCATTACCAAATCACCTGCGTTAGAACTTGCTCTGATAATTCGTTCAAGTAAAGCAATTGGTTTCTGTGTAGGGTGATTTTCGTATTCTTCCATACGATAACGAACCCTTGAAAACTCCCACACATTACCAGGGACTTTTTCGGAATTGTAAACTGTCGGAACAGCTTTACGGTAGTCAATAAGTTTTCGTTTTGCTCCTGTTTTTGCTTCTACTAAAATGTCGTTTGTATTGAATGTATAATTATTTTTGTCTTTAACGCAAAACAAAATTGGCTCATACATTGAACCATAATATTTTTTTGCTTGCACCCCAGAACTATCATAAGACCAAACAAGTCTTGAAAGGATAGTTAATTTATTTCGTAAGTGAATATCAAAATAAGGCATAAATTGTGTCGCTGTCATTACATAAAAACTACCGTTTGGTTTCAGTTTTTGAATACACAGGTCTAGCCATTCATAGCACCATTTCAAATATGCTTCCTCCGTTTTCCATTTTTCAATATGTCCATTAAAGTTTTTACCGATATTGTATGGTGGGTCGGCAAATATTAAGTCCACTGAGTTGTCTGGTAGTTTTTTTAATGCTTCCAAAGCGTCTCCGTGAATAATTTTATGTTGTTCGTTTCCTAATATTTCCATTGTCAAACTTATATTTTATAATGTCTCAAAGATAGTCAAAACGCAGGTCGATTCTTTAGAGTCAAGGGTCGTTTTATTCACAAATTTCCAATCAAAATACTGTTCTTCAGAATGGCACATAACGTTCCGCGAGTAGACGTAGGCGGATATTATTGCTTCCTCTGTCTATACGCACAATGTTAATTTAAAGATACAAATGTTTATTAGCGAGTGCAAAATAAATTCGCGCGTCAGCGCACCTTAATTCCGCACCGATCGATGACCGAGTCCGCCCGCTTACGTTTATTTGCTGTTACTGGCTGGTGTTTATACTTTTTTAAATGGGTCGTCGTTGTCCATTGGTCGTAACGTTACGCCTTTAATGCGAAAACTAAATTGCTTGAAGTCGACTTTTGTATAACCACTACTCATAAGTATTTTCTTTATGCTGTCGATGGTTTGCTTACTAACATTACAGCCAAAATAAATTGATGTTAAAGATTCTTTGTTAAATGATTTTACACCTCTAACATTTGTCAATATGCGCCATTCGTCTTCTTTGCTCCATGCAGTGCGCTTGGTCAAAAGAGCCTTCGGTAATTCGTCCATGGAATTAATTTCAGGGAAAGCGTCGTCGTAAATTACTTTATTGAGTTTTTCATGAAGGTCAGGCGTCTTAGAGAGGTCAAATTCTAAACAAACACCTTTGTTATTGTCGGCATAATGCGCCCACATTAATTCGTTTAAAGCATTAGTCGTAAAACAAGAAACACTCCAGCCCATTAGTCCACCGAAAAGCATATTGTAAAAGCCATTCATCCAGTCATTAGTCTTGAGCATTGGAAGCATGATTTCAAAAAATTTGTCTTGACTAACGTCTTTGAATTGTGGTATACCCTTTTGAAGATCGGTAAAAAAGTCGCTGGAACTTTTCTTTAATAGTGAAATTAAAAACGCGTCTGAGAGCGCGTACTTACAGTCAAACGGGTCGTTAAGTTCATTTTGGTGCGAAAACCACAATTGTCCGTTTGTCAAGAGGTCAACAAGATGTTGATTAACTCTATGATATTTGTAAACAATATTTGGTCTTTCGGTTGTCGTCATAACACTTGCCAGTAACTTCCATATTTTACCCTAAGCTTGCAATCTTTGCAAGATTGGGATGATTTTATGACTCCAGCTAGGTAAGCTAATTTAAATATTTAAAAGTAAAATTCAAAGGTTGTTTTAGTTGGGAGTTCGCAGAGGGTGGAGCAAATGAATTACGAAATGTCTACGAACTCAATTAAAATCAATCTCCTTCACTAAGGAGCAATGAGACTTCCTCTTTTAATTTCGGAATATGATTAATCACGATGCTCCAAATTAACTCATCAGATATTTTGTCATAACCGTGAATGATGCGGTTACGTGTGCCAACAATTTTGTCTGCATTGTTTAGTTTGAAATCAGGGTTCTTTTTTGAAATTCTGTTAACTGCCTCGCCTATAATTTCCAAATCCCTTTCAATCGCTCTTTTTGTTTTAATGTCGGCTACATACTCTTCAAATAGTTTTTGTTTGCCATCATAATAACTTTCAATCTCATTGATGGATTGAAGTACGTCGTATAGCCAGGTTTTAATCTCTATGTCCATACACTATTTGTTTGGATGAGTCAATAGATTCTCTTAAGAAAGGATTATTAATGGCTTTATCCTCCAATAAATCTACTGGTCTTTGAAGTATTTTTTCAAGTGAACTTTTCAAATTAAAATAATTGTCGGCGTAATCATAAAGGCTAACATTGTTAAACGAAACAATAAAATCAACATCACTTTTTTTTGAAAATCCGGGAGTTAGAACAGAGCCAAAAACAAAGAGTTTAGAGACGTTATATTTTGAACATAAGTCCCTGATTAAATCAATATTTGACTCTAAAATACCCATAAGGTAAAGATACATTATTTTTTGTTGATTTTCAACCTTAAGAACTATGGACTCTCAGTCTACGAGCTACGAACTACCAACTAATCTCACATCAATCTCATTCATGCATTTGAAATGTCCTTTCGGGCATTTACCGTAACCTAACTTAGAACAAGGACGGCATTTTAAATTTTTTACTTCTAATAGTTGACTGCCTTCACCCGCTTTATATGGATACATACCAAACTCAGGAATGGTATTTCCCCACAACGAATAAATCTTTTTGCCAAAGGCTGAAGCAATGTGCATGAGTCCGGTGTCGGAGGTTATTATAAATGATGAATGTTGAATGATGGATGCGGATTGATTGAGCGAGTAGTTACCGCAAATGTTGATGGCGTTTTTACATTTTGAAACCACTTGCTCCGCTATGCTTGAATCTTCTTTTCCTCCCAATAAAACAAGAGGGAGTTTAGAGTTGTTACAGATTTCAATTAATTTATTTACCGGAATTTTTTTGGTGTAATAAGAACCGCCCACCACCAAAGCTATGTAACCTTTGTTTAATTCAGAATGAATGGTGCTGAGGTCGACATTGTCTTTTTCCGAAATAAAATAATCTAATCCCTTGCCGTCATCTTTTACGCCTAATGAACTAACGGTTTGCAGATAGCGCTGAACGATGTGTATATCGGGTAAAAGGTTTTTACTCTTTAAAGCAACAGCTAAAAATTTTCTGACATTTAACTTATCAAAGGCTACACTTTTTTTTCCGAGCGCTAACTTTAAACGGCGGCTGCGAAGATTGTTGTGCAGATCGACCAACACATCGTAGTTTTCCTTTTTAAGTGCCGGAATAACTTCATTAATATCTTTTTCGAACGTAATGAGTTTATGAATATAGGGATTGTGTTCCAGTGTACTTTTAAAAGAAGCTTTGCATACAAAATGAATTTCAGCATTTTTAATTTGTTGCGCACAACAACGAACCACCGGCGTTGTTAAAACAATATCGCCGATAGAGCTGAAACGTATGATAAGAATTTTCAATTAAATAAGTTAACTTTGTAAAGTTAGCAAATTGATTTAATTTTCATGTTCATCGATACACATACACATCTTTATTCCGAAGAATTCAATCACGATCGTAATCAGATTATCAAAAAAGCCATAGGTGCCGGCGTTAAGAAATTATTTTTGCCCAATATCGACAGCACAAGCATTGAGGGGATGTTGCAATTGGAAAAGGAATATCCTGAGAATTGCTTTCCTATGATGGGTTTGCATCCTTGTTCGGTAAATGAAAATGTGGAGCAGGAATTAAAAATTGTGGAAGAGTGGTTAGGGAAAAGAAAGTTTTGCGCGGTTGGTGAAATCGGTATGGATTTATATTGGGATAAAACTTTTTTCGAGCAGCAAAAAATGGCCTTTCAAAAACAAATTGATTGGGCTTTGCACTATGATTTACCCATTGTGATTCACTGTCGCGATGCCTTTGATGAAATATTCGATGTATTGTCTGCAAATAAAAAATTACCAAAAGGAATTTTCCATTGTTTCAGCGGAAATTTAGAGCAAGCGAATAAAATAATTGAATTGGGATTTAAATTGGGAATTGGCGGCGTGGTGACGTTTAAAAATTCGGGCTTGGATAAAGTGGTTGAGCAATTAGATATGCAACATTTAGTTTTGGAAACGGATTCGCCTTATTTAGCGCCGGTACCGTTTCGAGGAAAGCGTAACGAAAGTTCCTATTTGATGATGGTTGCCGAAAAGGTTGCGCAACTCAAGAACTCAACAATTGCTGAAGTAGCAGAAATTACCACCAAAAACGCGGAGGAAATTTTTAATTGAGGTCTCCCGCAGATAGCGCGGATTTACGCAGAGGATTTAAAATATATAAATGGTCAGTTCGTCTCAATGGCTATCGGGAGTAGTCGCGAACTGATATAACGTGTCTCGACTCCGCTCAACGTGACATATTAAATAAATTCTTCGCGTTTAAAATAATCGACAATGGCATCAATGATTAATTTGTTTTGATGCTTTGGCTCCAGAAATGGTAAATTCTCTTTTAATTCCCAATGCGGCCATCCTTCTTCATCACGACCTTTATACTCGTAAAAACCAAAGGGCTCCAATAGTGTGCAAATCGCAATATGCATCACTTCCAGTTTTTGATCCTTTTTAAATTTTTGATGAAGTTTGCCGAGCTCTTGCAATCCGATTAAATATAAAATGGCATCATAATCCATTTCATTGCCGAAGCGCTCATTTAGTTTTTCCTGTAATACTTGCCAATCACTTTTCATCTCTATCGCGCTTAAACAAATCAAAATGGGCTTCAATAAATTCCAACAAATCTTCTTTACCTGTCTTTTTCTCGGCGGAGGTGATGATGTAATTTGGTTCGTCTTCAAAAATGTAAGACACCTTTAATAAGTAATTTTCCAGATTTTTTTTCAATTCACTTTTACTGAGTTTATCGGCTTTTGTGAATACAATACAAAACGGAACATTTTTTTTGCCGAGCCATTCCATAAATTCCGCGTCAATTTGCTGAAGCGGTAATCGGTAATCAACCAATACAAATAAACAAACAAGATTACTGCGCGTGGTAATATAATCTGTAATGATTTTTTCAAATTCGCCTCTAACAACTTTACTTGTTTTAGCGTAACCGTATCCGGGCAAATCCACCAAATACCAATTATCATTAATTAAAAAATGATTAATGATTTTTGTTTTTCCGGGAGTGGAAGAGGTGTGTGCTAATTTATTATTGTTGCACAACATGTTAATGAGTGAACTCTTTCCAACGTTGCTTCGTCCAATAAAAGCATACTCCGGCATCACCGGTTTAGGGCATTCCGTTATTTTGGCCGATGACTTGGCGAATATGGCTTTTTTTATTTGCAAGATAATTTCAATTAAAGCAATCCTTTTTCCTGTAAGTAGGAATTAAGATGGCGTTCTTTTTTGCTTTCATAAATATCGGAAATCCTCACCAGGATACCGGTTTCTTCAACGCCACCAAACGTTGGGTTAATGGCAGTACCAAAAACACGCATGGTGCTCGATAAATTCATGTAAGCATTCATCAACGGCGGAATGTTTTCACCCAAGGCACGTACTTTTTTGTTTAAAACACTGTGTCCTTCTTTATACGGTAAATTTTTTATTTCATTCAAAAAATCGGTAACATCCGTTTTATGTTGAACCGAATGAATGGGTTTAACTAAGTTATCCGGATCCGGAAAATAATGTTTTAAAAAAGCGAGTATATAATCACGTGCCGTTACATTAAAATCGGTGTACATGGTTACTTTACCATAATAGTATTGAATGTATGGGTTGTCGATTACAATGGCTCCCAATCCGTCCCATAAATTATCCAAACTAAATAAGCCCTTTCTGAATTGCTCCGAAGGTTGATACATGGGTTGAATAAACGAGCGACCTAATTCAATAGTATAGGGTAGAAATTCAGCATAAAATTTCGGACTGAAATCAAATAGTTCGGTCGTTGCTAAATGTACTTTTCCATCTCTAAATTCGGCATCTTTACAGGCAATATAGCGGTAGGCTCCAACTATTTCCTGATCTTCCGGGTTCCAAACCAATAATTGCTTATAAGGATGTGAGCTTAAATCATATTCATCTATATCAATTTCTTTACCGGTTCCGCCACCGGCATGTCTAAAGGTCACCTCACGTAAACGGCCGATTTCACGCATAACGTTAGGCGAATCGTTATTAGTGATAATATAAATTTCGTTATTGCCGTTATTGGTCTTACGCACATAGCGGTCTTTGTTCAATTCGGCCACAAGGGCCTCTCTTGGAACTTTGTCAATTATTGGCTGCATAGTCAATAGGCCATAAAGATAACCATTAAAGTAGCAAACTAAAATGCTAATAATCCATAATTTTATTATCTTTACATAAACTTTTAAGAAATGAAGAAGTTATTGATATTGGTTCCGGCTCTTTTTATGATGATTTCTTGTAAAAAGAATTACAGTTGTACTTGTAACGAAGTAAGTACTGTGCAAAATGGTGGTTATATTAACCAAACACAGTATAACGTGAAAGAATACAACGAGCAAGGAGCACGCGACCGTTGTACAGATATGTACGTTAACAATGTGGCGCCTAAAGGCGATCACAAGTGTGAAGTCATGAACGTTAAATAATTTGCCGGCTAAAAATGGCAAATGTGTTCGAATTTAACGGGTATAAACCTGTTATACATAAATCCGCTTTTATTCATCCAAATGCAACCGTAACCGGTAATGTTATTATTGGTCGCGATGTATATGTTGGTCCCGGTGCTGCTATTCGTGGCGATTGGGGACAAATCATCATTGAAGATGGATGTAACGTTCAGGAAAATTGCACGATTCATATGTTTCCTGGCACTACTGTCTTGTTAAAAGAGGGGGCTCATATCGGCCACGGAGCTATTATTCATGGCGGTACCATTGGTAAAAATGTATTAGTGGGGATGAATAGTGTAGTGATGGATAATGTGGTCGTTGGTGATGAGTGTATCATTGGCGCCCTTTGTTTTGTTCCTGCCGATACGGTAATACCAAAACGTAAGGTAGTGGTTGGAAATCCCGGAAAAGTGATCAAAGATGTAAGTGATGCCATGATTGCCTGGAAGACAGAAGGTACAAAGCTGTATCAGCAGTTACCTTATGAATGTCATACCACTTTAAGGGAATGTGAGCCATTGCAGCGTGAGCCGGCCTACCGTCCTGTGCAACAGGATATTTATAAAACCTGGGCTGATACCAAAAAGCCTTCCGCAACTCCTAAAAAGGAGAATGTAAAATCTAAAAAAGAACCTAAAAAGCAGGCTAAAAAAGCACCTATTTCTAAGTCAAAAAAGAAAAAGAAATAGTTCTTTGCAGGTTATTTTAAATCAATTAGCTTTATAATTCTAATCCCGATAGTTATCGGGATAAAATTGTATTCCTAAAATTATGTTAAGATTACAATTTTGATTTAAATACGCTCTTTATTGGCATTTTATTTGATTTAAATACTTTCAATATTTGTAAAATCTAAACACTATGAAAAAATTATTTTTATTGGCTATTGCCTTCGTAACATTAACCGCCGCTGTAAAATCTGATGGTGATAAAATTCCTGCTGCAACGTTAAAAAAACTGGATGGTTCCAAAGTGAACTCTTCTACTTTTAGCAATGACGGTAAACCTATCGTGATTAGTTTCTGGGCAACCTGGTGTAAGCCATGTAAGAAAGAATTGGACGCTATTGCTGAAAATTATGCCGATTGGCAAAAGGAAACCGGTGTTAAGTTAATCGCAATTTCTATTGATGATGCACGTAGCTCAAGTAAAGTAGTAACCGATGTTAAGACCAAAGGTTGGGAATATGAGGTTTATATCGATGAAAATCAAGATTTCAAACGCGCTATGAATGTAAATAACGTACCTCATACTTTTTTAATTGACGGTAGCGGTAAAATAGTTTGGAGTCACAATTCTTATGCAGAGGGTGACGAAGATAAATTGTACGAAAACATTCAAGCATTAGCAAAGGGCGAAAAACTAAAGCACTAAAAAATTTATGACGTTTTTAAAGACTTCGGTAAAGTTATTTCTTTTTGGAATTCTGGTTGCAGGTGTGCAAACCGTTAGAGCACAAAATCCGGTAGTAGATGAATTAAATTCAATACACGGAAATTTTCAGATAGATGCTCAATATTACGAAACCGATTCTTTAATTGGTGCTCCTAAAGTTCCGGAGAAATTATTATCGAACGTTTTTGGAAACATTAATTATACCCGTGGTAAATTTTCGGCGGGTGTTCGTTATGAAGCTTACAACAATGTTCGTCAGGGTTTCCTTCCTTCCTACAAAGGTGAAGGTATTGTCAATCGCTTTGCACGTTATCAAACGGATTTATTGGATATTACCATTGGTAATTTTTACGAGCAATTCGGAAACGGATTAATGTTGCGCGCTTACTACGAACCGGGATTACTTTATGACAATTCTATTGATGGAGCACGAATTATTTCAAGTCCTTATAAAGGTTTTACGTTTAAGGGAATTATTGGCAAGCAACGTTTATTCTTTGGAAAGGGACCGGGAATTGTGCGTGGCTTCGATGGAGAGTTAAACGTGAATGAATTGTTTGATTCTATTCTTGGTAACAAAAAAACACGTGTAATTTTAGGTGGAAGTTTCGTAAGTAAGTATCAAGCTGATCAAGACAATAACTTAGTAATTCCGGAGAATGTTGGTTGTTACGGCGGGCGTATTAACATTATCCGCGACGGATTTAATTTTAATACAGAGTACGCTTATAAAATAAATGATCCAACAGCAGATAATAATGGGTCGTATAAATTTGGCGATGCTTTATTTTCTACCATCTCTTACGCAGGAAAAGGATTCTCCATTTTACTTCAGGGAAAACGTCTGGATAACATGAGTTACCGCAGCGATAGAAATGAAAGCTTACAAAACTTATTAATTAATTATTTACCTGCAACTACAAAACAACATTCATATACCTTATTAGCATTGAACCCATACGCTACACAATTAAATGGCGAAATTGGATTCATGGCCGAATTACAGTATAAGGTAAAGAAAGGTTCAATCATTGGCGGTAAGTACGGAATGGAAATTACATTAAACTATTCTCAAGCTTCCGGTTTAAATCAATACGGTGTTTCCGATTCTTTAACTAGTAGAACCTATTATCAAACGAAATGGGATTTTGCCGAATTGGGTGATGATAATAAGAGATACTATCACGATTTCTTTGTTGAAATCAATAAAAAGTTCAATAAAAAAATTAAGGCAACTTTTGTTTACGCGAATCAGTTTTATAACCGTAATATTATTCAGTTTAATGCTCCTAATGCCGGTTACAAAAATCTACGTGCGCAAATTGGGGTGATTGATGTCACTTACAAATACAAATCATCTTCTTCTATCCGCTTTGAGTTTCAAGGATTGTTTGCAGAGAAAGTGGATGGAAAGGAAGTGGCAACGAACTCTAACTTAATTGCGAAAGGCGATTGGGCAACGGGTATGATCGAATGGTGGCCAAATGGACATTTATTCATTGCTGTTTTTGATCAATGGAATTTTGGTAACCCTGATCCTAAATTACAAGTTCATTATTATTTAGGAACGATTGGATATAACAAAGATGCACACCGTATTTCATTAAGTTATGGTAAACAAAGCGCCGGTATTTTTTGTGTTGGTGGTGTTTGCCGCGTAGTTCCTGCATCTAATGGTATAACATTATCTATAACCAGCAGCTTTTAACAAATAGAAATTGATTAAATGATTAACTTAGGTATAGAAATCAAAAGCATGAAAAATATTGCATTATTAATACTTCCGGTGATTTTATTTTTTGCCTGTGATAAGGTAGAGAATCCGAATCAAAACCCTGATGCTGTGACTGATTGTACGGTTAATCCGCACTTCGTAAAGTCTAATCTTACCAAAATGAATTTCAGAAAGGTATTGGTAGAAGATTATACCGGCCACACCTGTGGTAACTGTCCGCGCGCGGCAGAAAATGCTACCACTATTGTTAACCGTCACGGTGATAGCGTTGTAGTTATTGCGGTGCATGCAGGAACACAATTTGCACCTCCGGTTCCTCCTAATTATCCGGAAGATTTCCGTACACCGGCAGGAACTGATTGGGATAATTTTTTAGGCATGTCTGCAGCCGGATTACCAAAGGGATGCGTAAACCGTTCACAAACTCCATACCCTCAGCCTCGCACGACCTGGTCGGTAACGGTTGATGCTTTATTAAATAATCCGCAAGACGCTAAAATGTTGGTGACAACAACACTTGACACAACACAATTGTTATTAAATGTAGAGGTTAAAACAACTTTCTTAAAGGCATTTACGGATGATGTTTTTTTAAGCGTGGTGATTACTGAAGATAGTATTATTGGTGCACAAAAGGATTATTCACCACCGGTAGGTGCTACTGTAATTAACGGTGATGAAAGACCTGATTATAATTTCGAGCATACACTAAGAGGCGCTGTTAATGGTTCATGGGGAGATGAAATAAAGAAGGCGCCTATTGCAATTAATGACACCGTAACTAAAACTTATAAATGTTTTAAATTAAATCCTTGGCCGGTAAAGCCGTCCAATCCAAAGTATAATTTAAAGCATACGAGTGTGGTTGTGTTTATTTATAAAGCAAGTAATAAGGAAATTATTCAGGTGGAGAAGGTGCATATCATGTAAAAGTACTATCTAAAATTAAAAGCCCGTTATTAAACGGGCTTTTTTTATATTCGTACATGCAATTCGGACTAATAGGTAAGAAATTATCACATTCATTTTCTAAAAAATATTTTGAAGAAAAATT is a window of Bacteroidota bacterium DNA encoding:
- a CDS encoding CopD family protein produces the protein MDFLYIKSLHIVFVVTWFAALFYMVRLFIYTTEAQNKPDNEKTIITEQLLTMQRKLWYIIGWPGAIGSLVFGFWMLFLNWSYYLTQPWMWLKLIFVGFLVLYHLQCHMLFNKQRTGIFKWNSFQLRLYNELATVFLVGIVFLVVVKSTGSLVWSLLGLFIFAALLMAFVTIYKNMRDKEGKKKSEKNSTTPES
- a CDS encoding acyl-CoA thioesterase, whose product is MKPKFARESLTINTEVVLPNDTNHVGNLFGGKLMQWVDISAAIAAQRHCGRVVVTASINHVSFDNPIKQNSIVTFEAKVSRAFNSSMEVFVDVWVENPVTGQKTKCNEAITTFVAIDQNGAPLPVPQLIPETEEEKKRYDSALRRRQLSLILAGRMKPDEATELKALFVKD
- a CDS encoding restriction endonuclease, which produces MEHTFTANIKEILAKHFGKNSEDIFKHSHLIQYLNRKTKSASKGSKARGSFANIYAIYVLVEDYITNGFHEKGDYSAYEGAIYNKLFQRQRELPFGTNLQNHALNNRLNSEFENLFPTLDFTPINRIAESERYWFNQNLLRIKIGKTEFDIASAVIKIIDEYVKTKMQSFERFLLSCQELQHLKPEKHKEVEGFILSQLAPNVDARLFEIISYSILKYFYHDQKIYWGYELKLETLKEENLSLYKTGRTNANDGGIDFVMKPIGRFFQVTETLDFKKYFLDIHKLEKYPITFVIKANESSEVLIKKIEENALKIYSAKAIVTKFMSCVEEIINIPTLTERFNSAVKQGYLNKILDEIVIQSKVEFNYEDTDDDEE
- the yhdJ gene encoding adenine-specific DNA-methyltransferase, whose protein sequence is MEILGNEQHKIIHGDALEALKKLPDNSVDLIFADPPYNIGKNFNGHIEKWKTEEAYLKWCYEWLDLCIQKLKPNGSFYVMTATQFMPYFDIHLRNKLTILSRLVWSYDSSGVQAKKYYGSMYEPILFCVKDKNNYTFNTNDILVEAKTGAKRKLIDYRKAVPTVYNSEKVPGNVWEFSRVRYRMEEYENHPTQKPIALLERIIRASSNAGDLVMDPFSGTFTTCFVAKELGRNSIGIELQDEYVKIGLRRLQLAKEFKGEKLKKEIRTFETEKIATANTLKLFEEPNGTYIHRKH
- a CDS encoding DUF2971 domain-containing protein, whose product is MTTTERPNIVYKYHRVNQHLVDLLTNGQLWFSHQNELNDPFDCKYALSDAFLISLLKKSSSDFFTDLQKGIPQFKDVSQDKFFEIMLPMLKTNDWMNGFYNMLFGGLMGWSVSCFTTNALNELMWAHYADNNKGVCLEFDLSKTPDLHEKLNKVIYDDAFPEINSMDELPKALLTKRTAWSKEDEWRILTNVRGVKSFNKESLTSIYFGCNVSKQTIDSIKKILMSSGYTKVDFKQFSFRIKGVTLRPMDNDDPFKKV
- a CDS encoding DUF86 domain-containing protein, which gives rise to MDIEIKTWLYDVLQSINEIESYYDGKQKLFEEYVADIKTKRAIERDLEIIGEAVNRISKKNPDFKLNNADKIVGTRNRIIHGYDKISDELIWSIVINHIPKLKEEVSLLLSEGD
- a CDS encoding nucleotidyltransferase domain-containing protein; translation: MGILESNIDLIRDLCSKYNVSKLFVFGSVLTPGFSKKSDVDFIVSFNNVSLYDYADNYFNLKSSLEKILQRPVDLLEDKAINNPFLRESIDSSKQIVYGHRD
- a CDS encoding glycosyltransferase family 9 protein, with the translated sequence MKILIIRFSSIGDIVLTTPVVRCCAQQIKNAEIHFVCKASFKSTLEHNPYIHKLITFEKDINEVIPALKKENYDVLVDLHNNLRSRRLKLALGKKSVAFDKLNVRKFLAVALKSKNLLPDIHIVQRYLQTVSSLGVKDDGKGLDYFISEKDNVDLSTIHSELNKGYIALVVGGSYYTKKIPVNKLIEICNNSKLPLVLLGGKEDSSIAEQVVSKCKNAINICGNYSLNQSASIIQHSSFIITSDTGLMHIASAFGKKIYSLWGNTIPEFGMYPYKAGEGSQLLEVKNLKCRPCSKLGYGKCPKGHFKCMNEIDVRLVGSS